The genomic window GATCAGGGTGCCGCTGTTGCGCATCGCCCGGTCGATCGGGTCCGCCGCCTCGGCGTAGTGGGTCAGCTCGTCGCGCCGGTGCCAGCGGACCGGGGAGAGCGTGGCGGTCTCCTTCGCCCCCTCGATCGCCTCGGTGAACGTCGCCAGCTCATCCTTGTTCTCCCGGAGCCGGTCCAGGGCGCGCTGGACGCTCTGCCGATCCCGGTTGCGCAACGCCTCCGCGGTGACGTCGAGCTGCCCGGCGAGCAGGTCCAGCGCCGGCCGGGCGGCCCGGTTGATCACCCGGAGCGGGTTGAGCGGCAGCAGGATCGCGGTCACCACCAGCGCGATGCCACCGCCGATGAACGCGTCGACGAAGCGCGGTATCTCCAGGTTCTGGGTGGACGGGCTGAGCGTCACGATCAGCACCGCGGTGGCGGCCGCCTGGATCACGACGGCCACGCTCGCGCCGAAGAAGATGGTAAGCAGGATCGCGGCCGTCACCACCAGCCCCAGCTGCCAACCGCCGGCGCCGAGCAGATAGATCAGGAAGTCGCCGAGGGCCACGCCGACCGCCACCCCGATGATCAGCTCCACGGTCCGGCGCAGCCGCTGGCCCACCGACGCGGCCAGCGTGCCCACCGCCGAGATCGGCGCGAAGACCGGCTGCGGGTTGCCCAGGAACT from Micromonospora kangleipakensis includes these protein-coding regions:
- a CDS encoding FUSC family protein; this encodes MVDVDAARIAEAMDQLRHRGKATLHDRLHRVRMALGLAVQAGLAAALAWIISHQFLGNPQPVFAPISAVGTLAASVGQRLRRTVELIIGVAVGVALGDFLIYLLGAGGWQLGLVVTAAILLTIFFGASVAVVIQAAATAVLIVTLSPSTQNLEIPRFVDAFIGGGIALVVTAILLPLNPLRVINRAARPALDLLAGQLDVTAEALRNRDRQSVQRALDRLRENKDELATFTEAIEGAKETATLSPVRWHRRDELTHYAEAADPIDRAMRNSGTLIRRSVTMIEDEEPIPEPMPDAVAHLAESVRMLRHEFAVGEEPEKARECSLRAVSEAGRAYTQGVGFSGSVVIAQVRTTASDLMVASGIEQDEANRLVRQSFGGEKEQPPAGQPEEGAAPKPPTAPPLG